One Carya illinoinensis cultivar Pawnee chromosome 5, C.illinoinensisPawnee_v1, whole genome shotgun sequence genomic window, ACAAGAGGCAGTTTGACTCCGACCACTACTAGGACTCATGTCAGGACTTAGGAATTAGGTTCCGGTACTCCTCCCTGGGACACCCTTAGTTCAACGGATAGGTGGAGTTGACCAACAAAACCCTGTTGAGAATACTAAAGAAGAAACTCAATGACCGGAAGGGAGCGTGGGCGGAAGAACTCCCTATGGTTCTATAGGTGTATTAGTTTACAGTAAGGACACCGACAGGGGAAACCCCGTTCACCCTCGCATACGGCCACGAAGCCATTTTGCTAGTTGCAGTTGAAATTCCCACCTACAAGGTGCATCATTTCGAACAGCGCTCCAATGACCAACGGCTTGAGGAACAACTTGAACTGTTGGAATGGATCAGGGAAGAAGCAGAAGTGATGATAGCAGCTTACAAGAAAAGGGTAGAGTGTTGCTTCAACCAGAGGGTGTGCCCGAGATCGTTTAAGGTTGGGGACCTCGTGTTGAAGCAAACGAGGAGCATTACCCGAGATGAAGGAAAGTTAGGACTATAGTGGGAAGGCCCTTACGTAATCTTCACCAACAACTGCCCAGGCGTCTATTGGCTTTGAGACTCCTAACAAAACAAGCTACAACACCTGTGGAACATCGAGCACCTGCGAATGTTCTACCGATAAAGGCTTTGTGATTTGTAAATTTGTAGTTTTCTTTACTGACTGTTGCATGCACTATGTTAATAGAAAATATGAATGTTTTAGAAATTGGATGTGTAAGCGGTATCTCCACCAATGTGTAAATCTCCTCCGATGCAAATCTTTGTCGAGGCCTACCCTCGACAACTTACCTTCCCAATGATGTTAATGGTCGAGAGCAAATCCAGTCAATTATTGTCCGAATAGACTACCTCCTCGTGTGGGTCAACAGACAGGATTAACACCGGCTGTAGCCCGACTTTCCACACAGAGGAGAGCGGGCTCGACCCTCCAAATATCACCCCATCCCTGTCACGGTGAAAAGCGGATGACTCCTCAGCCCTCTGACACTTACCTTCCCTATAGGATACCAAATGGATGGGTGTAATGATTATGGCTGCTTGATCCTCCCCGTGGGTATCGACAACTTATCTTCCTCATGGGTGTCGACAGACAGGAGTGGGTTTAGTTAGGGACTGCTTGAACAGACTATCTCCCTATGAGGGTTAATAAGCGGGATTGTCCTTTGCTCCAGCTCGACCTCCCCCATGGAGGAGAGCGGGACAAGCCCCCGACTGCCCGAACAACTTACCCCACCCTGCCATGATGAAGAGTGGGCACAACATCAGCTTGGCCCTCACTTACCTTCCATGTGAAGACAATGGGTGAGAATGGGTTCAGTCGCAAACTGTTTGAACAAGCTACCTCACCGCGAGGGTCAATAGACGGGACTAGCCAAGGTGGCAGCCTGAGCTCCCCCACGGAGGAGAGCAGGTCTGGCTCCTCGACCCCCCAAACATTACCCTGTCTCGGTCATGGCGAAGAGCGGATGACTTTTCAGCCCTCTGATACTTACCTTCCCCGCGGGATGCTAAAGGGATGGGTGTAATGCCTATGGCTGCTTGATCCCTCTTGTAGCGAAGTGCGGGCCAGTCGTCAACTACCCGACAACTTATCTTCCTCGTGGGCATCGACAAGCGAGAGTGAGTCCAGTTAAGGACTACCTAAATAGAATACCTTCTTGCGAGGGTCAACAGGCGGGGCTGGCTATTGTGCCAGCCCTACCTCCCCCACGGAGGAGAGCAGGTCTGGTCTTATAGCCACCTGAACTTACCTCGTCACCGGCACGACGAAGAGTGGGTATAGCACTAGCCTAGCTCTCACTAACCTTTCCTATGATGTCAACGGGCGGGAGCGGGTTCTGTCACAAACTACCCAAAAAAACTACCACCCCGTGAGGGTCAACAGGTGGGACTAGCTACTGCGCTAACTCGACCTCCCCAAAggaggagagtgggtccagcccTGGGGCTGCTTAAATAACTTATCCTATTCCCGTCGCGGCAAAGGGCTAATTACCTCCCCTAGAAGGCCCAAAGGGGAGGGCGTGGTTTGAGGCACCCCTACCCTTCCCTAGGCGGAGTGCGGGACAGTCCCACGATTGCCTGACGCAACTCTAGAAAGGCCATGTCCTCCAATGGAATGCTCACAATTTCTACTGCTCTCCAGCGAACTAGCTAAGGTTTGCAAATCTCGGTGATTGTTTACATTAACCAGGTTGATTTCTGCAACGTACTCAAACAACCGCCAAGCTATCTGGGTAAGCCCAGCCTTTACTTGCTTTTCGGCCCCCTCTTGCCAAGCGCGAGAGTTAACAAGGCGAGTCCAAAGCATTTAGGCGAGCTCGGCCTTACCGCTCAGCCCCCTCTCGCCAAGCGTGAGGGTTAATGAGGCGACTTAGACTTAGCGTGCTGCTCGACCTCCTTAGAAGGATCAGAGCAATCTCAACCTTTACATGCCCCTTGGTCCCTCTCGATTGGCAGGGAAACCGACTAGGTGGGGTGACTTAAAGAGTTCCTAGCTCCCCCCACAGCGGGGAAGGTCGCCTACCCGCAAGGGAAAACAGGGTGTCAAACCCATTACTCTAGTAGCGCTGTCTTTTGCCTAGCATTCGACCTCTCTTCAAAACGAGCGAAGTATAAACATATGGTAACAAAGGAAagacaacaaaataaaagaacacgAGCAAAACTATAGAGAATGcatgttcattgatgaccaAAGTCTTTACAAATGGGGAGATTACAACATCTCTACAAGGAACCTTACACGAAAGAAAGAACAGACGCATACATATGAAAAGGAAAAGTATGGCTAACCCCAGAACACCACATTAAATAAGCATGGCTGGAGAAGCTATAAGGAGGAAAACTCCCCCTGTCCCAGGACATGGGTACCTGACCCCAGAAACCAGGTATAAAAATTACTCACATGCATTGGGATAAGGGTTAGGTTCTCTGAATTCTTTCTACTGGCTTAAGCACTCTTTTAAAGATATACTGACTTTAGCATCAGACACTTCCTGGCCACCACCTTGGCGGCCATCTCAAGGTGCTTTCTTTGTATTCGCAAGCCCAAGACCGAAGACCCATGATGCTAATATGATACATTGTGAAGTAGTCCAATATATACAGATCAAAGAGTCCTTGTTGGGGATGCCATAAAAATAGAAGGTTTAATCCATCCTTCTGTAACCAACTAACCTCCCAGATTAACAGCTTTTACTCGAAAGCATGGATTTACactgacttaaaaaaaaatacatcataccgaaaagaaaaactatcatGCTTAGTATTAGTAGTCTTGAATTGATCTCCATTTGTTATCTTGTTTTTCTTATGGTACTATTTAAGGATTAAAGAGTACGGATACATAGAAGAGTCAAAAGTCAAGGAACTTCATGAGTAGTTAGGAGTTAAATGTTTTCTTGGTGGatagtatatataattggtGCATGCAGGAATCGTTAGTCGTTATTGTGAGGTTTGAACTGATTTAAACCATGTAATTACAGATTAGTGAATTAGAGTGCTTTATTTTTTGACTTTGTAGATTAACTCAATTCTACTTTTGCTTTGACACACAATAggcatatatattcaaaattacttaaaatataccaTATAATAAATGTAGTTGGAAATGATAAGAAAATCTAAGATGGGACGTTACCACATTTCTCTCTGGTATATAAAATTGCTTTGTTTTGGACACTACAACGTTGTGCCATCAACTTACTTCTGGATATGGATATATGATACTCAAAATATTAGTGTCTTTATTGGTTAAAATGCGATTGAGTGCCAAATATAGTCCAATCCAATATACGAAAGTGAGAAAAAAACGTTTGATACAAACTGAAGAATAGCATTCTAACTTTCtcaaataaaaactcaattatAAAAAACATAAAGTATCTTCTATATTCTACCAAATAGGAGAAGAGTACAGTTATCCACATGCTTGTCaagacttggatgatagcttttCTTTTAAGAAGTTGATGACAAAGTTTGACTAGACAGCCAGACTTGACTTGAATTATCTTCACAATTTTTGATCACTCTCTCTGGCGATGATAGGGGAGGCCTAGAAGGTATTTGTAAGTGTTCAACTTCTCCTTCAAGCATTTGTAAGACTTTGTTCATAGAAGGACGATTACTAGGATTCATTTGTATACACCATAATGCGACAATGATCATTTTCTTAACAATCTCTTTCTCCTCTTCAGTGGCACATTCTATTTCAATATCTTTTCCATCATTGAATTGATCGTACACCCAGGTAGGAAAGTAAATCTGGCTTGAGTGTTCTACAAAAGCATTTAAGTTCTTTCTTTTGCCCACCATTTCCATCAACAACAttccaaaactataaatatcagcCTTGTATGAAATACCTCCAATGTTTTTGTAGAATAATTCAGGAGCCATGTATCCCAATGTCCCTCTTGCAGCAGTCAAATAAATAGTATTGTCTTCTATCGGATATAGTTTTGCTAAGCCAAAGTCAGAAACCTTAGGGATAAAATTCCCGTCAAGAAGGATGTTGTGAGGTTTGATATCGAAATGCAAAATTTGCATGTCACATCCTCGATGTAAATACTCAATCCCACGAGCCACTCCTAGAGCAATATTATATGTTCTCTCATTGTCTAGGAACATACTTTCCTCCGacgaaaaaatgtatttatttagaGATCCTTTGGGCATGAAGTCATATACAAGAGCACGCTTTGATCCATGAACGCAATAACCAATGAGTTGCACCACATTAACATGATGAATCCTTCCAATAGTTGCCACCTCATTGATAAAATCTTGCCCATTTGTTTTTGACTGGCCTAACATTTTTACTGCCACAAGATATCCACTTCGAAGTGTTCCTTTAAATACTGTGCCATATCCACCTTCACCCAACTTTTCTCTAAAACCTTtggtcattttcttaatttctgaGTAGGAGTAACTTATTGGCACGAGGTTATTTTGGCTTTGCAGAAATTCTTCAACAGCGTTGTATGCGGATAAGTGCCTCCTTCGCCATTTGTATATCAAAAATGCAATCACAAATGGAGTGCCTAACACAGTAAAAGCCACACGCCATTCTGGGAAGGAAATCACAAAAGTAATTATAAGAAAGGGATTCTATAGTTGCAGTACCAATACTCTACCTGTTGTCACCATTGTGTTATATTTAATCAGGAGATAAAGATTCTTACCGAGCAGTAGTCCAATTATTTCTGATATTACCACTGCAAAagttgttataaaaaatattaatctccattaaaatttagccaagaatttaagtaaaataattaaatgtgCAAACATGCATGCTTTAGTATGCATTTATCATTAGTGAGATCTAAAAAGAAGGTATAATATTAATCCAACAATTTAATCAGATCCATCAAGCGAGACACATCCAATTATACATCTCATATCTTTCTGAGATAGAAAACTCACGAGAGAATGTCGAATTTTCTATGACTGGCCCTATACCtggtttgacaaaaaaaaaaataaagtagaaaAAAGTCAATATGTCAGCATCTAAAATCAACAATTAATAATTAGGCCATAATTTGATATTGTGTCGAGTATTTACCAAGAATTAAGTTTCGTAATCTTAAAGATAAGTTCAGCATTAACCCTCGGAAGCTAAATAATGGTACCACTAATCGGAATCGGGCAATAGAGGAATGTACGTAGGTTGGAAAATAGGAAAAGATTAAAAGGATAAATTACAGTATGAACAATCATGCATATCAATTAAGCTCTAATACCATGTGAAATAATCACTTGTATATTTTAACAAGTTAAACTGATAAGAAGacgtaaatttaattatttatattcattaaaATGTTTAGTTTGACATTTAAGACATGTAGTCTTTATATTCGTCAATGGAGATGAAAATCTTGTCAGAGGCAAAGCTGATAGAAGAACTTtgagttttttcttcttcaatctttttctttcttggctAAAATTTGAATTCTTTCAATTATGGAGCTAAGAGGAATCAGTACTAGATAGGCCGGTAGAACACTTCTAAAAGACCAAAATGGTGACAAGTTATGTCCGATTTAAATGCATGATGAGTTATATACATTGGAAAATGTAGGGTGATTTGGCTTCTGTTTTGAGTGTACTCATTTTGGTGACAAAACAATGATTTATGTTTTGCTTGGCTAATCATAAATATGCACAACTTTGGCACGGGGGTAAAGATtgtctttgattatgttttagaTGTTGTTTTAGTATCTTGTCCTAATAtcttttgtatatattattaatattgtaatgAAATGCTCCTAAAAATACTACTCCTATATTTCTGGGAACTATCCGTTTCTATATTCTATAGCTGGCTTATGTttacacattaatatatattcgaTGCTTATTGAGTTGGTGGACTCATCCCTTTATCTCCACCAAATTTTTTAGTTGACTTTGATGATTGTGACATTCAGAGCAGATGCCACGTGATAGGATTATATGGattatataagagaaatatgAGATAAGTGTCAAGTGGCCTAAGTGGATTTCTCTAAGTTAAGATAAATTTTGCTAGTATTTAGTACGTTTTATTATACATAGAATAATTTTTGAGACATTTGATTTTAGAGGACTTTTtgtatttaagtttttattattatggacttCAAGTTAAAGGGTTCAGTACACCAGATGCAAGGGTGTGATAATCGACCTTTCAAagcttttgtttgtatttatttatgtttttagcgATTCTACTTCtggtattatattttattatcctCAATCACAATATTTGTTAATGTGACATGTTAGCTTGTGTGATTGGAGATATATAACACgtcaacaattatatatatatatatattataaatatataatactttatttatataagtaatGTTAGAAACTTAGATATAAGTCTGGACATGCAAGTCCAGGgtattccttttgaaaaaaaaaattgggcatGCCATGAGAAagttactttttaattaaagttGGGGCCaacttttttctaaattatataTTGCCGTTGAATTACACATTTTATACCTACAGATATCATTttctgtatattatatatatatatattgatatataatagatgtatgtatgtatgtatgtatctaTGCATGATCTGTTACAAGACCAAAGAGAAATAGATGAGAGAGACACATAATATTCTTACCGATCCAGTTTGCAATAGAAAAAGCTGGGAAAGCTGcagaaaagaaataaaggtAAGTGATCAGTTAATTTATATAGAAACTAAAAAGTGATTTAACGAAACTGTATAAACAGCTAGCTCTATGATCCATTTAtgttatcaataaatataaacaacTTTTGAGCATGCAATGAATGCCAAACCTTAATTTGTTGTGacggacatatatatatatataataggggcttggaaattagaaaaattttcagAGAATTAGCACGCGGACTTTGCAAAATCTTGACTTACAAAAAAGATCACTTTCGTAAAACTAGTCCTATATATGTAGACGTTTGTTcgtaaatttgaaaattgtcctttcattttgttcatttttttctgACATGTAAAAAAGGTTTAATCCAACAAGGTTATACCTACCAGCTTGTGTTACCAGTACGTACCATCTTATATATGGAGATAGAAAACTCACCTACATAAAACAGACCAACTTGTAAGTAAGCAGCGAAAGTATATCCTGCATGGTTTGACAAAAAATGGTATAATTAATATTAGAGTCTGGAATCTTCAATTAAAAATCATGTCATTATAATGCTAGCTCTTGATCAGAAGAACTCCGGCAAATAATTATAGAGccagggctttgctacatacagtcggcaaatgcagtcggctgtacggaatgaataaaaaaaaattataaaatttttttttttatattcaggagacttacatgaataaaaaaaagttataaaaataaattttttttttcatgtagattccgtattaattcacttttttatagccgactgcacgccgactgcatctgttgactgcaaaaagtatttctcatttatatatatgtaatatcatTAGAATTATTTATTAGTACTGATCACCCGGGAAATATCGTTTGCAATAATCGGCATCAACTCAAAAGAAAACTGACCGAcacattataatataaaatcactTTTGTAATTCTAGTCCTATGTAGACTAAGTAATCATCTTCGATTCAAAATCGGGTCATTAATTATAACATTAGCGTTTGGAATCTTCAATTAAATATCAGAAGAACTCCggcaaatataaaatattaattatcacGTATCCCTTTAAATATTTAGTACTATACAGTCAACATGTTGAAAATCAACATATCCatcatcactaaaaatattaaaattgataACACCAATAAATATATCACTATGAAAATCAACCCTAGAATGTTTCAAATGTTTCGTCCTAAAAAACGCAAGTCCTATATATAATTGTCGAAGATCACAATAACGGTGCTAATCAGAATTCAGTCAAGGAAGAAGTACTTCAATAATTGCcaaaccaatatatataatgaCTAGATATTTCTCATTAGAGTTCGGATCTCAAATTTATTACTCACCCTTATATGCGTAGCAATGAGCTTGATCATCATCACCGAGGTAGCAATCATGGTATGATCTGCAGCTTCCACAAAGTGTACTACCGTAGAACCATGAAAGCTCAAAACCATGTGAGAATACATTGCGGAGGTCAGTACATGAGGAAATATTAGGATATTCATTAATTTGTCCTGGCCACGATGTCAGAGACATTTGCTCTATCGTGCACGACTCCTCTACATCCATCGCACCAAACCAATTATACACTGCACTAATAATTGTAAGATATGTGTACCTTTTGGAATATTGAGACAAAGAGGAGTTAGAAGCAAACCCAGATCCATTATTAATATTAGAACAATTTTTAGGAATCGAGACGAAATGGAAAGAGGAATCCAGAACTATTGGCTTTTCACAGTTCACAATAACCACAACTTCTGATAGTTCTTCTCTCAATCTTTGTCTTGTCGAGTTCTTTTGTACATATGTTGAATATGAATATTCAACATAATCCCGAGTATACAAAAGaagatattttagaaaataacgATAGTTTAGAAAATGACGAGGAATGAAGGAGTAATTATCCTCCTGAATACCTGCGTCTACAATTCGGATGGTGTAGTTGTTGTAATTGATTTGGCTTACGTAATATTTACTACCATGTAAAGATAACAACGTATGGTTGTTCTCATCACATGAGAGCTCATACCTTGTGTCTCCGCACTTCGGTGAATCACCTTTTAGTCGAAACGGATAGCTGATATTGGGGATATTGCCACAAGAAGGAGCACAGTAATTATCATGAGTATCATTAAGACTTGAAGCTGGAGGAAGAAACTGGAGGAAGACCAGAACAGCTATAAGGAGGACATGAGTCCAGCAGGGAAGGCTGTCATTCCTCTTGTCATCAACAATTAACAGAGAGAGCCAGAGAGGGAgatcagagaaagagagaggattaCGGAGATCTAGAGATCGTGGTTTCCACAACTCTCTGTAGACAAACATTCAGGTACAGGAGTAAAGTAGTAAACATAAGCCCGCGCTCTAGTGAAGTTAGGAAGAAATAATTGCATGGGTTGACGGAGTCAATTGCGCGTACTGTGAATGACGATGCAAAATTATCGTTAACAGTACTGGTTTGTCGGCCAACTTGTTTGCTACGAAATTAGATTGACTGCGAGTGCGCATGCTCATCATGTTGCAGCCAATCACCTTTGTTGTGTGATTCACGATTCACgtgaagaaaatacaaaaataaatcagTCCATGTTAATGCATCGTTTTATACACGCAAGttgttttttctaattttttttttcacatttaatatatttaaaaaataaaaaatatattaatatatttaaaattacttttttaatcattaaataaaaaaaaaatttaaccagCTATCAATTGGAGCGGTATGTATTATGCGGCGTATTAGCttttttcttattcaaaaaTTGGATAAGAATCACACCATCACATTCTGATTACCCGCCTCTTGTCGTAAATatgaaaactttttaaaattttaatatttttttataactttgttcttaaatattgttcaaacacgaaatattttttatttttaaatttttcatttagttATTacccaaatataaaaattaatataatttggataaattttaaaataaaataatattaaaaaattatattcaaacaattttttaattttatttattcattttcagAAACTCTAATAtgatacttattttaaaaaatattttatttaatttttttatttaattttttaaaatttaataaaatattctcattcaAATTATGTCACTagctaatattaataaaatgttaaGATACTggaaacattcaaacatatctttaaaaattggGGTGGAGCTCTTTTGACGGACTCTCTCTGGACTTTTTGGCATGGAGAAGCATCCAAGAAATTTTTGCTTATGCGAGATGATGTCGATTGTTGAAGATGCTCCGTCATCTTcttaattttgagaaagagtactttatTGACGATAGATTATTCTGTCTCCATCATCTTCTTAATTTTAACAGTGTCGTACGATAAGAGCCTCCTCgccatttatatataaaactagtGGTGAAGGCACGTTCTGctggttgagaaaaaaatagtgttagtaattattttttactaatagAGAAAATGTGATTGAAATACATAACAATTTCATTCTATTTGTGTACTAAGTAAAAGATAGGTATATCAAAACAGATTATAGCTTGATATAAGTCTAATAAAAACAGCAacacataaaaatataagtTGTAGTTTTAATCTTAAGAGCAACatataatatacaaatattttgtaGGACCCTGAAAGTGACTGTAAAGCACTCTCATTGACTTGGTTAATtcaattttaatcaaatttatagTTAACAAGACACTTAAAATACCCCACATCAAATTAAACATGTCTATATAGATTTAGACATTTTCTACTGTAACTTATCAAATATGTGGATGTATAGTAACTTAGCCAAATGTACACTACGGTATTCATTTCTCACTCCTCTCACCAAATATATGTATGCATTCCAGAGTCATGTTGTTTCGTCTACTATATGGATGGAAATGATGTTGAATTTTTAGTTTGTTGCTTTTATTAGAAGTATTAGTCTGTATTACATTTTCATTCAGTTTAGTTAGTTTAGTTGGTTCCAGTTTAGTTAGTTTAGTTGTGAACCAAGTTAAGTtagtttttcaatttatttttaccgcCTATTCTGGCTTGTATATAAAGAGCATATATGTACTCTGCTTTCATAATAATACATTTTCACTTCTGAGTTCAACATTTATCATGGGATCAGAGAAAATTCTTCCGCTAATTCCTCTGCTTTGCCTGTGGATCCTTCCAATCCATATTATCTTCATCATGGAGATAGTCCAGGCACAATGCTTGTTACTCAACTCCTTACAGGCAATAACTATAACACATGGCGTCGTTCCATGCTCATGGCATTGACTGCCAAGAACAAAGTCTGCTTCATCGATGGATCTGCTCCATCTCCTCCAGACACTTCTCCCTTGTTTCAATCATGGACTCGATGCAACAATATGGTGCTTTCCTGGTTACTTAATTCTCTTTCTAAAGAGATCGCTGCTAGTGTCATTTACGTTGATTCTGCCAAGGAGATGTGGTCTGATCTTCACGAGAGGTTCTCTCAAGGCAATGGTCCTCGGATCTTTCAATTACAAAAGTCCATTGCATCTCTTACACAAGATGATCTTTTGTCAGTGCGTATTTTACTCACATGAAAGGACTTTGGGATGAACTGCTGAACTATCGTCCTCTACCTGTTTGTTCTTGTGGTGGTTTGCGATCCTTGATGGATATGCATCAACAAGACTATGTCATGCGTTTTCTGATGGGATTAAATGATTCCTATTCGCATGTTAGAGGTCAGATCCTTCTCATTGAGCCTCTGCCTCCTATTAACAAAGTTTTTTCTCTGGTTCTTCAAGAAGAACGACACCGTGATATTGGATCTGTTTTAGTTCCTAGCATACCATCTGCTGCTTTCTCTTCCACTACTAAATCTGCTCCTATGGCCAAACCTTCCACTCGCAGACCTATTTGCTCTCATTGTTCTATTCCTGGGCACACTATGGAGAAATGTTTTAAGTTGCATGGATATCCTCCTGGATATCGATCCAAAGGCAAATCCTCCAATTATGCATCCACATCCAATTCTCATCCTTCTGTCAATACTACTCATCATGTTGCCAATTCTACATTGACTCCCTCCATGCCTTTTACTCCACAACAATGTCAACAACTTCTGGCACTTCTTCATCCTGAATCCTCAGATTCTTCACCACCAACAACAAATCCGCTAACATCTCCACTTAATCAACTTTCTGGTAAGTCTTCTatatcttctattttttctctcaacaTAGCAAATCCTACTTCAAATCTT contains:
- the LOC122308850 gene encoding rust resistance kinase Lr10-like isoform X5, which encodes MVLSFHGSTVVHFVEAADHTMIATSVMMIKLIATHIRVSFLSPYIRWYVLVTQAAFPAFSIANWIGIGPVIENSTFSLVISEIIGLLLEWRVAFTVLGTPFVIAFLIYKWRRRHLSAYNAVEEFLQSQNNLVPISYSYSEIKKMTKGFREKLGEGGYGTVFKGTLRSGYLVAVKMLGQSKTNGQDFINEVATIGRIHHVNVVQLIGYCVHGSKRALVYDFMPKGSLNKYIFSSEESMFLDNERTYNIALGVARGIEYLHRGCDMQILHFDIKPHNILLDGNFIPKVSDFGLAKLYPIEDNTIYLTAARGTLGYMAPELFYKNIGGISYKADIYSFGMLLMEMVGKRKNLNAFVEHSSQIYFPTWVYDQFNDGKDIEIECATEEEKEIVKKMIIVALWCIQMNPSNRPSMNKVLQMLEGEVEHLQIPSRPPLSSPERVIKNCEDNSSQVWLSSQTLSSTS